The following proteins come from a genomic window of Rutidosis leptorrhynchoides isolate AG116_Rl617_1_P2 chromosome 10, CSIRO_AGI_Rlap_v1, whole genome shotgun sequence:
- the LOC139872774 gene encoding uncharacterized protein, translating to MALLDSGASVNMMPAKVEKSIGIRELVRTNTSIRFGNQTVDDPIGVAVDVLFIIHGIGYKEDFFIMDCEPDKNTPIVLGRGFLATARMSLDFDTGTLIIKNEDNMITLHMEDGFGSSNIGVDDPEER from the coding sequence ATGGCGTTGTTAGATTCGGGTGCAAGTGTTAATATGATGCCGGCCAAAGTTGAAAAATCAATAGGCATTAGGGAGTTAGTTCGAACTAATACGAGTATCCGATTTGGAAATCAAACTGTTGATGACCCAATCGGGGTCGCGGTAGATGTCCTTTTTATTATCCACGGTATTGGTTATAAAGAAGATTTTTTCATTATGGATTGTGAACCGGATAAAAACACTCCAATTGTGTTGGGACGGGGATTTCTAGCAACCGCAAGGATGTCGTTAGATTTTGATACGGGAACGTTGATAATCAAAAATGAAGATAACATGATCACTCTTCATATGGAAGATGGATTCGGCTCTAGCAACATCGGGGTCGATGATCCGGAGGAACGCTAA